Proteins encoded within one genomic window of Streptomyces sp. NBC_00523:
- a CDS encoding FKBP-type peptidyl-prolyl cis-trans isomerase produces the protein MRRLAGLLVVPLLLLSSAACGSDDDKGSDSASASASAPSKGGFPAITAGEKFGEKPTLAKGTGTPPKELKTKVISEGDGAKLKNGDVTQVNYLGQAYDSTKPFDNSFDRKQPFDLTLGAGMVIQGWEKGLVGQKVGSRVQLVIPPDLGYGAQGQGDIKPNATLVFVVDILKAKQIPASAKGTAVAQDNMDLPKVGTNTDGKAPSLTIPSKVTPPKKLVSNYVLESKGDVVKETDSVVVNYVAKLWKDGKEFDNTYTTGKTQTFPLAQVTLKGLKDGLVGKKIGSRVLLVVPPDQGLGDKEQSGVPANSTLVFAVDLLAKM, from the coding sequence GTGCGCCGACTTGCCGGCCTTCTCGTCGTCCCCCTGCTGCTGTTGTCGTCAGCGGCCTGCGGCAGCGACGACGACAAGGGCTCCGACTCCGCTTCCGCCTCCGCGTCCGCCCCCTCCAAGGGCGGCTTCCCCGCCATCACCGCGGGCGAGAAGTTCGGCGAGAAGCCCACCCTGGCCAAGGGCACGGGTACGCCGCCCAAGGAGCTGAAGACCAAGGTCATCAGCGAGGGCGACGGCGCGAAGCTGAAGAACGGCGACGTCACCCAGGTCAACTACCTCGGCCAGGCGTACGACTCCACCAAGCCGTTCGACAACAGCTTCGACCGCAAGCAGCCGTTCGACCTGACGCTCGGCGCAGGCATGGTCATCCAGGGCTGGGAGAAGGGCCTGGTCGGCCAGAAGGTCGGCAGCAGGGTTCAGCTGGTCATCCCGCCGGACCTCGGTTACGGGGCCCAGGGCCAGGGCGACATCAAGCCGAACGCCACGCTGGTCTTCGTCGTGGACATCCTGAAGGCGAAGCAGATCCCGGCCTCGGCCAAGGGCACCGCCGTCGCCCAGGACAACATGGACCTGCCGAAGGTGGGCACCAACACCGACGGCAAGGCGCCGAGCCTGACCATCCCGAGCAAGGTCACCCCGCCGAAGAAGCTGGTCTCCAACTACGTGCTGGAGTCCAAGGGCGACGTGGTCAAGGAGACCGACTCGGTCGTCGTGAACTACGTGGCCAAGCTCTGGAAGGACGGCAAGGAGTTCGACAACACGTACACCACGGGCAAGACGCAGACCTTCCCGCTGGCGCAGGTCACCCTCAAGGGTCTGAAGGACGGCCTGGTCGGCAAGAAGATCGGCAGCCGGGTGCTGCTGGTCGTGCCGCCGGACCAGGGCCTCGGTGACAAGGAGCAGTCGGGCGTGCCCGCCAACTCCACGCTGGTCTTCGCCGTGGACCTCCTGGCGAAGATGTAA
- the pafA gene encoding Pup--protein ligase has protein sequence MDRRIFGLENEYGVTCTFRGQRRLSPDEVARYLFRRVVSWGRSSNVFLRNGARLYLDVGSHPEYATPECDNLTELVTHDKAGERILEGLLVDAERRLHEEGIAGDVYLFKNNTDSAGNSYGCHENYLVARHGEFSRLADILIPFLVTRQLICGAGKVLQTPRGAVYCVSQRAEHIWEGVSSATTRSRPIINTRDEPHADAERYRRLHVIVGDSNMSETTMLLKVGATDLVLRMIEAGTVMRDLTLENPIRAIREVSHDTTGQRKVRLASGREASAIEVQREYYEKAVDFVDRRGIRTGNVERVLELWGRTLDAIEAEDLDRIDTEIDWVMKYKLIERYRAKHNMTMSNPRVAQIDLAYHDIHRRRGLYYLLERKGQAARICNDLKIFEGKSVPPQTTRARLRGDFIRRAQEQRRDFTVDWVHLKLNDQAQRTVLCKDPFRSVDDRVEKLIAGM, from the coding sequence ATGGACCGCCGCATTTTCGGGCTGGAGAACGAGTACGGCGTCACGTGCACGTTCAGGGGACAGCGCCGACTGTCTCCTGATGAAGTGGCGCGCTACCTCTTCCGCCGTGTTGTGTCATGGGGCCGCAGCAGCAATGTCTTTCTGCGGAACGGCGCCCGCCTCTACCTCGACGTGGGATCGCATCCGGAATATGCAACCCCCGAATGCGACAACCTGACCGAACTGGTCACCCACGACAAGGCCGGCGAGCGCATTCTCGAGGGCCTGCTCGTCGACGCCGAACGCCGCCTGCACGAGGAGGGAATCGCCGGCGACGTCTATCTCTTCAAGAACAACACCGACTCCGCGGGAAACTCCTACGGCTGCCACGAGAACTACCTCGTGGCCCGGCACGGGGAATTCTCCCGCCTCGCGGACATCCTCATTCCCTTCCTCGTCACCAGGCAGCTGATCTGCGGCGCCGGCAAGGTGCTCCAGACCCCCCGGGGCGCGGTCTACTGCGTCAGCCAGCGTGCCGAGCACATCTGGGAGGGCGTCAGCTCCGCGACGACGCGCTCCCGCCCGATCATCAACACCCGCGACGAGCCGCACGCGGACGCGGAGCGCTACCGCCGCCTCCACGTCATCGTCGGGGACTCCAACATGTCCGAGACGACCATGCTGCTCAAGGTCGGCGCGACCGATCTGGTGCTCCGCATGATCGAGGCGGGCACGGTGATGCGTGACCTGACCCTGGAGAACCCGATCCGGGCGATCCGCGAGGTCAGCCACGACACCACCGGGCAGCGCAAGGTCCGCCTCGCCAGTGGCCGGGAGGCGTCGGCCATAGAGGTGCAGCGCGAGTACTACGAGAAGGCCGTGGACTTCGTGGACCGCCGCGGCATCCGCACCGGCAACGTCGAGCGCGTCCTCGAACTCTGGGGCCGCACGCTCGACGCGATCGAGGCCGAGGACCTCGACCGGATCGACACCGAGATCGACTGGGTCATGAAGTACAAGCTCATCGAGCGGTACCGGGCCAAGCACAACATGACCATGTCGAATCCGCGGGTCGCGCAGATAGACCTCGCCTACCACGACATCCACCGCCGGCGGGGGCTGTACTACCTGCTGGAGCGCAAGGGGCAGGCCGCCCGCATCTGCAACGACCTGAAGATCTTCGAGGGCAAGTCGGTGCCCCCGCAGACGACCAGGGCGCGGCTGCGCGGGGACTTCATCCGGCGGGCCCAGGAGCAGCGGCGGGACTTCACCGTCGACTGGGTGCACCTCAAGCTCAACGACCAGGCGCAGCGCACGGTGCTGTGCAAGGACCCGTTCCGGTCGGTGGACGACCGGGTGGAGAAGCTGATCGCGGGTATGTGA
- a CDS encoding MFS transporter, with protein MAAGYLDILRARHAARLLTGTLVGRLPNGTASIAIVLFVRAEGGSYSIAGALAAVYGLATAVGQPLLGRAVDLYGQPRVQLPAAVVSALGMAVLAVAGTGSLALAYAAVAVAGLFTPPLEGGLRALWPSVLGGEERVHRAYAMDAVAQEIMFTAGPLLVTLLVALWSPATALLVINAIGVLGALSVVLSEPSRAWRSAPREAHWLGALRSPGLLALLGSFFFVGLALGSITVAAMAYADDRGRESVYGWLMAALGLGALLGGVVYGARQWAGAPERRLRVIVALLAVGYLPLVLTPGPVAMTVLAAVSGVFLAPAVACSFIVVDRHAPRGTVTEAFSWLVTTFGVGAAVGTAVAGPAVELGGTAWSFAVAGAGGVAALLVLLATGSVLAAPARTAVAVHGSENDRNGAVEPGFSSGHQA; from the coding sequence ATGGCCGCGGGATATCTGGACATCCTCCGGGCGCGGCACGCCGCCAGGCTGTTGACGGGCACCCTGGTGGGACGGCTGCCGAACGGCACGGCGAGCATCGCAATCGTGCTGTTCGTCCGGGCCGAGGGCGGCAGCTACAGCATCGCGGGCGCGCTCGCGGCGGTGTACGGGCTGGCCACGGCGGTCGGGCAGCCGCTGCTCGGCCGGGCGGTGGACCTGTACGGGCAGCCGCGCGTCCAGCTGCCCGCCGCCGTCGTCTCCGCGCTCGGCATGGCCGTCCTCGCCGTGGCCGGGACCGGCTCGCTCGCCCTCGCCTACGCGGCGGTGGCGGTGGCCGGTCTCTTCACGCCCCCGCTGGAGGGCGGCCTGCGGGCGCTGTGGCCGAGCGTGCTGGGCGGTGAGGAGCGGGTGCACCGGGCCTACGCCATGGACGCCGTCGCGCAGGAGATCATGTTCACCGCGGGGCCCCTGCTCGTGACGCTCCTGGTCGCCCTCTGGTCGCCTGCCACGGCGCTGCTGGTCATCAACGCGATCGGGGTGCTCGGCGCGCTCTCGGTCGTGCTCTCGGAGCCCTCGCGGGCCTGGCGCTCCGCCCCGCGCGAGGCGCACTGGCTGGGCGCGCTGCGCTCGCCCGGGCTCCTGGCGCTGCTCGGCTCGTTCTTCTTCGTGGGCCTGGCGCTGGGCTCGATCACGGTGGCCGCGATGGCGTACGCGGACGACCGGGGCCGGGAATCGGTGTACGGCTGGCTGATGGCCGCGCTAGGCCTCGGCGCCCTGCTCGGCGGGGTGGTGTACGGGGCGCGGCAGTGGGCGGGGGCGCCGGAGCGGCGGCTGCGGGTCATCGTGGCGCTGCTCGCGGTGGGCTATCTGCCGCTGGTGCTGACGCCCGGCCCGGTCGCGATGACCGTGCTGGCGGCCGTCTCCGGGGTGTTCCTCGCCCCGGCCGTCGCGTGCTCGTTCATCGTGGTCGACCGGCACGCGCCCCGGGGGACGGTGACGGAGGCGTTCTCGTGGCTCGTGACGACCTTCGGGGTGGGCGCGGCCGTGGGGACGGCGGTGGCCGGTCCGGCCGTCGAGCTGGGCGGGACGGCGTGGAGCTTCGCGGTCGCGGGGGCCGGTGGAGTGGCGGCGCTGCTCGTTCTCCTGGCCACCGGATCGGTACTCGCGGCTCCCGCCCGTACCGCCGTAGCGGTGCACGGGTCGGAAAATGATCGAAACGGTGCCGTCGAACCCGGTTTCAGCTCGGGCCATCAGGCGTAA